A region of Desulfuromonas thiophila DNA encodes the following proteins:
- a CDS encoding hydrolase: MKHHPSLLQRDQAALLIIDVQERLVTAMANRAGVEQAIGLLQQGLNLLQVPTLLTEQYPKGLGPTLASIRQAAGGADCIEKTTFSCCGEQSFWPALEALQRRQIIVTGMETHVCVLQTVLDLLQAGYQVHVPISATCSRSDANRDNALRRMEQAGAILTNVESVLFELLRAAGSAEFKAISKLIV, translated from the coding sequence ATGAAGCATCATCCCAGTCTGTTGCAGCGCGACCAGGCCGCCCTGCTGATCATCGACGTGCAGGAGCGCCTGGTGACCGCCATGGCCAACCGCGCCGGCGTCGAACAGGCCATCGGCCTGTTGCAGCAGGGACTCAACCTGCTGCAGGTGCCGACCCTGTTGACCGAGCAGTATCCCAAGGGCCTGGGGCCGACGCTGGCCAGCATCCGCCAAGCCGCCGGCGGCGCCGATTGCATTGAAAAAACCACCTTCAGCTGCTGCGGCGAACAGAGCTTCTGGCCGGCGCTGGAAGCCCTGCAACGCCGCCAGATCATCGTCACCGGCATGGAGACCCATGTCTGCGTGCTGCAGACCGTGCTCGATCTGCTGCAGGCCGGCTATCAGGTTCATGTCCCCATCAGCGCCACCTGCTCCCGCAGCGACGCCAACCGCGACAACGCCCTGCGCCGCATGGAACAGGCCGGCGCCATTCTCACCAATGTCGAATCCGTCCTGTTTGAACTGCTGCGTGCCGCCGGCAGCGCCGAGTTCAAGGCCATCTCCAAGCTGATCGTCTGA
- a CDS encoding desulfoferrodoxin: MATEQQGVYKCDTCGNIVEVLHSGAAALVCCGKPMRQLKENTTDAAQEKHVPVIEVTAEGVKVSVGSVAHPMTEEHYIEWIELIADNKSYRQFLKPGQAPEAFFCCIKAAKITAREYCNLHGLWKAEA, encoded by the coding sequence ATGGCAACCGAACAACAAGGCGTCTACAAATGTGATACCTGTGGCAACATTGTCGAGGTGCTGCACAGCGGCGCGGCCGCGCTGGTGTGCTGCGGCAAGCCCATGCGCCAGCTGAAGGAAAACACCACCGACGCCGCCCAGGAAAAACATGTGCCGGTCATCGAGGTCACCGCCGAAGGCGTCAAGGTCAGCGTTGGCAGCGTTGCCCACCCGATGACGGAAGAGCACTACATCGAGTGGATCGAGCTGATCGCCGACAACAAGAGCTACCGCCAGTTCCTCAAGCCGGGCCAGGCGCCGGAAGCCTTTTTCTGCTGTATCAAGGCCGCCAAGATCACCGCCCGCGAATACTGCAACCTGCACGGTCTGTGGAAGGCCGAAGCCTGA
- the nrfD gene encoding NrfD/PsrC family molybdoenzyme membrane anchor subunit, with protein sequence MNAPHPQPAPLRRPFWTPGVLVLLCLVGAAAISLLLRFSGGIGAVSNLSTGRPWGLWVAVDVASGVALAAGGFTTAALCHLFGRHRYVAIERPALLTAMLGYTFVVLGLLVDIGRSWAIWKPLIFQNHHSVLFEVAMCVLVYLHVLYIEFLPIVLERLRQGVRLPGRLQRLSTPLMNAAERLHRPLQRHLWLFLIAGVVLSCMHQSSLGALLLIAPTKLHPLWYSPLLPLLFLTSAIAVGYPMVVVEANLARASLASADEQAVLTPLAGISRYLLGLYLLLKIADLSWRGAWPYLLEGSAQSLAFSIELGLGVLLPWLLLLSARLRRSRRGLFCAAALIVGGVLLNRYNVFVTGFMPPFSGADYSPALGEWLITAGLIASLMLLYRLLVTHLPILVPAAPTPAVPENRPQENRP encoded by the coding sequence ATGAACGCCCCGCATCCGCAACCCGCGCCCCTGCGCCGGCCGTTCTGGACCCCCGGCGTCCTGGTGCTGCTGTGCCTGGTCGGCGCCGCCGCCATCAGCCTGCTGCTGCGTTTTTCCGGCGGCATCGGCGCGGTCTCGAACCTGAGCACCGGCCGGCCCTGGGGCCTGTGGGTGGCCGTCGATGTCGCCTCCGGCGTCGCCCTGGCCGCCGGCGGCTTCACCACCGCCGCCCTTTGTCACCTGTTCGGCCGTCACCGCTACGTCGCCATCGAGCGGCCGGCCCTGCTCACCGCCATGCTCGGCTATACCTTTGTCGTGCTCGGCCTGCTGGTTGATATCGGCCGCAGCTGGGCCATCTGGAAACCGCTCATCTTCCAGAACCATCATTCGGTGCTGTTCGAGGTGGCCATGTGCGTGCTGGTCTATCTGCATGTGCTCTACATCGAGTTTCTGCCCATCGTGCTGGAGCGGCTGCGTCAGGGCGTGCGGCTGCCAGGGAGGCTGCAGCGCCTGAGCACCCCGCTGATGAACGCCGCCGAGCGCCTGCACCGGCCGCTGCAGCGCCATCTGTGGCTCTTCCTGATCGCCGGGGTGGTGCTGTCCTGCATGCACCAGTCGAGTCTGGGCGCGCTGCTGCTGATCGCGCCGACCAAGCTGCATCCGCTGTGGTACAGCCCGCTGCTGCCGCTGCTGTTTCTGACCTCGGCCATCGCCGTCGGCTATCCAATGGTGGTGGTCGAAGCCAACCTGGCCCGTGCCAGTCTGGCCTCGGCCGACGAACAGGCGGTGCTGACGCCGCTGGCCGGCATCAGCCGCTACCTGCTGGGCCTGTATCTGCTGCTGAAGATCGCGGACCTGAGCTGGCGCGGCGCCTGGCCCTACCTGCTGGAGGGCAGCGCCCAGAGCCTGGCCTTCAGCATCGAACTGGGGTTGGGCGTGCTGCTGCCCTGGCTGCTGCTGTTGTCGGCCCGCCTGCGCCGGTCGCGCCGCGGCCTGTTCTGCGCCGCGGCCCTTATCGTCGGCGGCGTGCTGCTCAATCGCTACAATGTCTTTGTCACCGGCTTCATGCCGCCCTTCAGCGGCGCCGACTACAGTCCGGCGCTGGGCGAATGGCTGATCACGGCGGGGCTTATTGCCAGCCTGATGCTGCTTTACCGCCTGCTGGTGACCCATCTGCCCATTCTGGTGCCGGCCGCGCCGACACCGGCGGTGCCGGAAAACCGCCCACAGGAGAATCGCCCATGA
- a CDS encoding tetrathionate reductase family octaheme c-type cytochrome — MSILSNESRCTSCHAGYGWTDASFDFADLSRIDCLVCHDRSGRYKKEPTNAGWPVKDLDLKPIAEQVGHSSRASCGSCHFNGGGGDAIKHADMGNNLLDPDPRCDVHMGDLDFGCVDCHRTYQHRIAGRSSSVAPAEGVVRCEDCHSAAPHYRNGLLAAHLNRHSASLACNVCHSPVYAKCTPTKNWWDWSKAGDTGRQPQMTRLGDSDPLPDYHVQKGEFAWQRAATPDYVWFDGTMERVLVGDAVPAGTTPVQLTAPLGQRHDPQARITPFKVMKGVQAFDSEHGTLLIPHLFPRGAADRTAYWKNFDWHQAFSDGMAVAGLPYSGRWHWRETWTWWRVEHEVMPARLALTCVSCHDSLRGEQTCDRCHQDSRHVNFRELAHKPTDFSFLAGKRDDLDQLRQNGNYLDFTALGYAGDPILHGGRFSRLPLGRRPADSPSPHPKEEP, encoded by the coding sequence GTGAGCATCCTGAGCAACGAGTCTCGTTGCACCAGTTGTCACGCCGGTTACGGATGGACGGATGCCTCTTTCGATTTTGCTGATCTCAGCCGCATCGACTGCCTGGTCTGCCACGACCGCAGCGGGCGCTACAAAAAGGAACCCACCAACGCCGGCTGGCCGGTGAAGGATCTCGACCTGAAACCCATCGCCGAACAGGTTGGCCACAGCAGCCGCGCCAGCTGCGGCAGCTGCCACTTCAACGGCGGCGGCGGCGACGCCATCAAGCATGCCGACATGGGCAACAACCTGCTCGACCCCGATCCGCGTTGCGATGTGCACATGGGCGATCTCGATTTCGGCTGTGTCGACTGCCACCGCACCTATCAGCACCGCATCGCCGGCCGCAGTTCGTCGGTAGCGCCGGCCGAGGGCGTGGTGCGCTGCGAGGACTGCCATTCGGCCGCGCCCCATTACCGCAACGGCCTGCTGGCGGCCCATCTCAACCGCCACAGCGCCAGTCTGGCCTGCAACGTCTGCCATTCGCCGGTGTACGCCAAGTGCACCCCGACCAAAAACTGGTGGGACTGGTCCAAGGCCGGCGACACAGGCCGCCAGCCGCAGATGACACGACTGGGCGACAGCGACCCCCTGCCCGACTACCATGTGCAGAAGGGCGAATTCGCCTGGCAGCGAGCCGCCACGCCGGATTATGTCTGGTTCGACGGCACCATGGAGCGGGTGCTGGTCGGCGATGCCGTGCCCGCCGGCACCACGCCGGTGCAGCTGACCGCGCCCCTCGGCCAGCGCCACGACCCGCAGGCACGCATCACGCCGTTCAAGGTCATGAAGGGCGTGCAAGCCTTCGACAGCGAGCACGGCACCCTGCTGATTCCGCATCTGTTCCCGCGTGGCGCCGCTGACCGCACGGCCTACTGGAAGAACTTCGACTGGCACCAGGCCTTCAGCGACGGCATGGCCGTCGCCGGCCTGCCCTACAGCGGCCGCTGGCACTGGCGCGAGACCTGGACCTGGTGGCGGGTTGAACACGAGGTGATGCCGGCGCGCCTGGCGCTGACCTGCGTTTCCTGCCACGACAGCCTGCGCGGCGAACAGACCTGCGACCGCTGTCATCAGGACAGCCGTCATGTCAACTTCAGGGAACTGGCCCACAAGCCGACCGATTTCAGCTTCCTCGCCGGCAAGCGCGACGACCTTGACCAACTGCGGCAAAACGGCAATTATCTGGACTTCACCGCCCTCGGCTATGCGGGCGATCCCATCCTGCACGGCGGCCGGTTCAGCCGCCTGCCCCTTGGCCGCCGCCCGGCCGACAGCCCCAGCCCCCACCCCAAGGAGGAACCATGA
- the gdhA gene encoding NADP-specific glutamate dehydrogenase, which yields MTPKFDEKIEPIYQEVLARNPGETEFHQAVQEVLESLGPVLVKHPEFADHRIIERICEPERQIIFRVPWQDDKGDVHINRGFRVEFNSSLGPYKGGLRFHPSVYLGIIKFLGFEQIFKNALTGMPIGGGKGGSDFDPKGKSDTEIMRFCQSFMTELHRHLGEHTDVPAGDIGVGGREIGYLFGQYKRITNRWEAGVLTGKGLDWGGSLVRTEATGYGATFFVDEMLKVRKDSFEGKTCLVSGSGNVAIYTIEKINELGGKVVACSDSGGYIYHEKGLDLALIQQLKEIERRRIKDYAEYHKDAKYVAKGNIWQIPCQVAMPSATQNEINGKDAATLVKNGCIAVGEGANMPTTPEGVRVFLEAGIAYGPGKAANAGGVATSALEMQQNACRDSWTFEYTEKRLQQIMQSIHQLCYETAEEYGTPGNYVNGANIAGFVRVARAMVAFGLV from the coding sequence ATGACCCCGAAATTCGACGAAAAAATTGAGCCGATTTACCAGGAAGTTCTGGCCCGCAACCCCGGTGAGACCGAGTTCCACCAGGCGGTGCAGGAGGTGCTGGAATCCCTCGGTCCCGTGCTGGTGAAGCACCCCGAGTTTGCCGATCACCGCATCATCGAGCGCATCTGCGAGCCGGAGCGGCAGATCATCTTCCGGGTGCCCTGGCAGGATGACAAGGGCGATGTTCACATCAATCGCGGCTTCCGCGTCGAGTTCAACAGCTCGCTGGGCCCCTACAAGGGCGGCCTGCGTTTCCATCCGTCGGTCTACCTCGGCATTATCAAGTTTCTCGGCTTCGAGCAGATCTTCAAGAATGCCCTGACCGGCATGCCCATCGGTGGCGGCAAGGGCGGCAGCGATTTCGATCCCAAAGGCAAGTCGGATACCGAGATCATGCGTTTCTGCCAGAGCTTCATGACCGAACTGCATCGCCACCTGGGTGAGCACACCGACGTGCCGGCCGGCGATATCGGTGTGGGCGGCCGGGAAATCGGCTATCTGTTCGGCCAGTACAAGCGCATCACCAACCGCTGGGAAGCTGGCGTGCTGACCGGCAAGGGTCTTGACTGGGGCGGCTCGCTGGTGCGTACCGAGGCCACCGGTTACGGTGCCACCTTCTTTGTCGACGAAATGCTCAAGGTGCGCAAGGACAGCTTCGAAGGCAAGACCTGCCTGGTGTCCGGCAGCGGCAACGTGGCCATCTACACCATCGAGAAGATTAACGAACTCGGCGGCAAGGTAGTGGCCTGCTCCGATTCCGGCGGCTACATCTACCACGAAAAGGGTCTGGATCTGGCCCTGATCCAGCAGCTCAAGGAAATCGAGCGCCGCCGCATCAAGGATTACGCCGAATATCATAAAGACGCCAAGTACGTCGCCAAGGGCAATATCTGGCAGATTCCCTGCCAGGTGGCCATGCCCAGCGCCACCCAGAACGAGATCAACGGCAAGGATGCCGCCACCCTGGTCAAGAACGGCTGCATCGCTGTCGGTGAAGGCGCCAACATGCCGACCACGCCGGAAGGGGTACGGGTCTTCCTTGAGGCCGGCATCGCCTATGGCCCCGGCAAGGCGGCCAACGCCGGCGGCGTCGCTACCAGCGCGCTGGAGATGCAGCAGAACGCCTGCCGCGACTCCTGGACCTTCGAGTACACCGAGAAACGCCTGCAGCAGATCATGCAGAGCATCCATCAGCTGTGCTACGAAACCGCCGAGGAGTACGGCACGCCGGGCAACTACGTCAACGGTGCCAACATCGCCGGTTTTGTCCGGGTGGCCCGCGCCATGGTCGCCTTCGGCCTGGTGTAA
- a CDS encoding 4Fe-4S dicluster domain-containing protein, translated as MALSRRGFFKLSAAGAGGLLLSRPAAARAWQSKAPPDALGCLVDLTRCIGCRKCEQACNGVNQLPPPAQAFSDLTLFDRPRRPDARALTVVNRYHSGRVDAQGVLLPDYVKLQCMHCQDPACASACITGALSKRADGAVVYDAAKCIGCRYCMVACPFEIPAYEYQDPVTPRVMKCTFCAPLLADGKAPACASVCPTQAISFGRRDRLLQLAHQRLRDQPARYTPHIYGETEVGGTGWLYLSAVPFERLGFLRLPGRPLPRLTETLQKSLFSYLWSPLVLFGLLTALYRRNQRKTTPPDATITPPGGAA; from the coding sequence ATGGCACTTTCACGTCGCGGCTTTTTCAAGCTGTCCGCCGCCGGCGCCGGTGGTCTGCTGCTGAGCCGCCCCGCCGCTGCGCGCGCCTGGCAATCCAAGGCCCCGCCGGACGCCTTGGGCTGTCTGGTCGATCTGACCCGCTGCATCGGCTGCCGCAAATGCGAACAGGCCTGCAATGGGGTCAACCAGCTGCCGCCGCCCGCCCAGGCGTTCAGCGATCTGACCCTGTTCGACCGGCCCCGCCGCCCCGACGCCCGCGCCCTGACGGTGGTCAACCGCTATCACAGCGGCCGCGTCGACGCCCAGGGGGTGCTGCTGCCCGACTACGTCAAGCTGCAGTGCATGCACTGCCAGGATCCGGCCTGCGCCAGTGCCTGCATTACCGGCGCCCTGAGCAAACGCGCCGACGGCGCCGTGGTGTACGACGCCGCCAAGTGCATCGGCTGTCGTTATTGCATGGTGGCCTGTCCCTTCGAGATTCCCGCCTACGAGTACCAGGATCCCGTCACCCCGCGAGTAATGAAATGCACCTTCTGCGCCCCGCTGCTGGCTGACGGCAAGGCACCGGCCTGCGCCAGCGTCTGCCCGACCCAGGCCATCAGCTTCGGCCGCCGCGACCGTCTGCTGCAGCTGGCCCATCAGCGTCTGCGCGACCAGCCGGCCCGCTATACGCCGCACATCTACGGTGAAACCGAGGTTGGCGGCACCGGCTGGCTCTATCTGTCGGCCGTGCCCTTCGAACGCCTCGGCTTTCTGCGCCTGCCCGGCCGGCCGCTGCCGCGCCTGACGGAAACCCTGCAGAAAAGCCTGTTCAGCTATCTGTGGTCGCCTTTGGTGCTGTTTGGTCTGCTCACGGCGCTGTACCGGCGCAACCAGCGCAAAACCACGCCGCCTGACGCCACGATAACGCCGCCGGGAGGTGCCGCATGA
- a CDS encoding PEP/pyruvate-binding domain-containing protein translates to MPTAARASSGYDDLDQILDGLRIGDNVVWEVDSMADYRYFVAPFVARAQAEGRPLVYLRFGDHPPLLEEGSGVRQYVLDPREGFEFFASRIHEILTEEGRGVFYVFDCLSDLLSAWTTDYMVGNFFWVTCPYLFELDTVAYFALIRHRHSFSTVERIRKTTQVLISVFNAEERFYVQPRKVWQRYSATMFLPHRKEGERFVPLTNSCEATRLFSSLVRRGTHSDRHLDHWHHLFLQAEKLEREGAAADEKLAMVRHICRHMIGREPRILQLAERYLSLADLLRIKARAIGTGFIGGKAVGMLLANRILLADDAFDWQKVLEPHDSFYVGSNVYYSYIVHNGWWKLFMRQKNNAEYFRAGAELQGCMLEGSFPEPIRDSFRRMLEYYGQYPIIVRSSSLLEDGFGNAFAGKYDSFFCANQGSPEERLEQFEQAVRRIYASAMSTEALAYRLQRGLEQRDEQMALLIQRVSGSYHQQFYFPDFAGVGVSYNSFVWDKGMEPEAGMLRLVLGLGTRAVDRVDGDYPCIVALDAPMKRPHKGVADVRKFSQRDVDVLDVEQNDLQTLPLLRLSREAADLPWNLYAVRDHETSDLLRSRTLKKEDVWLLTFERLLTQTDFCALLQRALKTLEQAYDYPVDIEFTGNMDSHQNLQLALVQCRPLQTKGIQTLGPLPQNVADERILFSSEGNFMGGNVAHRLSWIVWVDPDEYARLGLSDKYEVARLVGRINRRIADRQDNKTLLLGPGRWGTSTPALGVPIAFNEISSVTVLGEVAFESEGLMPELSYGSHFFQDLVESEIFYLALYPERRGCHFNRAKLARYDNAFEGMMPASSRFKKVVKVYRVTDAGLYLRSDVVAQRLLCYEE, encoded by the coding sequence ATGCCTACAGCCGCCAGAGCTTCTTCGGGTTATGACGATCTGGACCAGATTCTTGACGGACTGCGCATTGGTGACAATGTGGTCTGGGAGGTCGATAGCATGGCCGACTACCGCTACTTTGTCGCTCCCTTTGTCGCCCGTGCTCAGGCCGAGGGCCGGCCGCTGGTCTATCTGCGCTTCGGCGACCATCCGCCCCTGCTGGAGGAGGGCAGCGGCGTGCGCCAGTATGTGCTTGACCCGCGCGAGGGGTTCGAGTTTTTTGCCAGCCGCATCCACGAAATCCTCACCGAGGAAGGGCGGGGCGTGTTCTATGTGTTCGACTGCCTGTCCGATCTGCTGTCGGCCTGGACGACGGACTACATGGTGGGCAACTTCTTCTGGGTCACCTGCCCCTATTTGTTCGAACTGGATACCGTGGCCTATTTTGCCCTGATCCGCCATCGCCATTCCTTCAGCACCGTCGAGCGTATCCGCAAGACCACCCAGGTACTGATCAGCGTGTTCAATGCCGAGGAGCGTTTTTACGTCCAGCCGCGCAAGGTGTGGCAGCGCTATTCGGCCACCATGTTCCTGCCGCACCGCAAGGAGGGCGAACGCTTTGTGCCGCTGACCAACAGCTGTGAGGCCACCCGCCTGTTCAGCAGCCTGGTCCGGCGCGGCACCCACAGCGACCGCCATCTCGACCATTGGCACCACCTGTTTCTGCAGGCGGAAAAACTCGAACGCGAGGGCGCCGCGGCCGACGAAAAACTGGCCATGGTGCGCCATATCTGCCGCCACATGATCGGCCGCGAGCCGCGCATCCTGCAGCTGGCCGAGCGCTATCTCAGCCTGGCCGACCTGCTGCGCATCAAGGCCCGCGCCATCGGCACCGGTTTCATCGGCGGCAAGGCCGTCGGCATGCTGCTGGCCAACCGCATTCTGCTGGCCGATGACGCCTTCGACTGGCAGAAGGTGCTGGAGCCGCATGATTCCTTCTATGTCGGCTCCAACGTCTACTATTCCTACATCGTCCACAATGGCTGGTGGAAACTGTTCATGCGCCAGAAGAACAACGCGGAATACTTCCGTGCCGGCGCTGAGTTGCAGGGCTGCATGCTCGAAGGCAGCTTCCCCGAGCCCATTCGCGACAGCTTCCGCCGCATGCTGGAATATTACGGCCAGTACCCCATCATCGTGCGGTCCAGTTCGCTGCTGGAGGACGGTTTCGGCAACGCCTTCGCCGGCAAGTACGACAGTTTTTTCTGCGCCAACCAGGGTTCGCCGGAGGAACGGCTGGAGCAGTTCGAGCAGGCCGTGCGGCGCATCTACGCCAGCGCCATGAGTACCGAGGCTCTGGCCTATCGCCTGCAGCGCGGTCTGGAACAGCGCGACGAGCAGATGGCGCTGCTGATCCAACGGGTTTCCGGCAGCTATCACCAGCAGTTCTATTTCCCCGATTTCGCCGGCGTCGGCGTGTCGTACAACAGCTTTGTGTGGGATAAGGGCATGGAGCCGGAAGCCGGCATGCTGCGGCTGGTGCTGGGCCTGGGCACCCGCGCGGTCGATCGGGTCGATGGCGACTACCCCTGCATTGTCGCCCTCGACGCGCCCATGAAGCGGCCGCACAAGGGAGTGGCCGATGTGCGCAAGTTCTCCCAGCGCGATGTCGATGTGCTGGATGTCGAACAGAACGATCTGCAGACCCTGCCGCTGCTGCGCCTGAGCCGCGAGGCCGCCGATCTGCCCTGGAACCTGTACGCCGTGCGCGACCACGAAACCAGCGATCTGCTGCGCAGTCGCACCCTGAAGAAGGAGGATGTCTGGCTGCTGACCTTCGAGCGGCTGCTGACCCAGACCGATTTCTGCGCCCTGTTGCAGCGGGCGCTCAAGACCCTGGAACAGGCCTACGACTATCCGGTGGATATCGAATTCACCGGCAACATGGATTCGCATCAGAACCTGCAGCTGGCGCTGGTGCAGTGCCGGCCGCTGCAGACCAAGGGCATCCAGACCCTGGGCCCGTTGCCGCAGAACGTGGCGGACGAGCGCATCCTGTTCAGCAGCGAGGGCAATTTCATGGGCGGCAATGTCGCCCACCGGCTCAGCTGGATCGTGTGGGTCGATCCCGACGAATACGCCCGCCTGGGCCTGAGCGACAAGTACGAGGTGGCCCGCCTGGTCGGCCGCATCAACAGGCGCATCGCCGACCGGCAGGACAACAAGACCCTGCTGCTCGGGCCGGGGCGCTGGGGCACCTCGACGCCGGCTTTGGGCGTGCCCATCGCCTTCAATGAAATCAGCAGCGTCACCGTGCTGGGTGAGGTGGCCTTCGAAAGTGAAGGGCTGATGCCCGAGCTGTCCTACGGTTCGCACTTCTTCCAGGATCTGGTCGAAAGCGAGATCTTCTACCTGGCCCTGTACCCCGAGCGGCGCGGCTGTCACTTCAATCGTGCAAAGCTGGCCCGTTACGACAACGCCTTCGAGGGCATGATGCCGGCCAGCAGCCGCTTCAAGAAGGTGGTGAAGGTGTACCGCGTGACCGATGCCGGTCTCTATCTGCGCTCGGATGTGGTGGCCCAGCGGTTGTTGTGTTATGAAGAATGA
- a CDS encoding cytochrome c3 family protein produces the protein MIALPLVALTALTALTALLAAAGVAPAAETVPTRQQQALLRAAETVPLVEQVRSEDPLRRRQRLHALGLSPADVKTSYFVLDSPLVRAESDQYLAVRFNHGQHAARSGDCSRCHHRRPEADMPYSPNPETVRCSACHQASFNPDFPERPGLRGAYHQACIPCHQQERLGPQTCNDCHRPRVPDHKELVRLPDKPDALQVTAECRRCHEAQAEAVRHSVHWRWRGPSPYTADHSNAVAHGKGSTALNNY, from the coding sequence ATGATCGCTCTCCCCCTTGTTGCCCTGACAGCCCTGACAGCCCTGACGGCTCTGCTGGCCGCTGCCGGCGTTGCTCCGGCGGCGGAGACGGTGCCAACACGCCAGCAGCAGGCCCTGCTGCGCGCCGCCGAAACCGTGCCCCTGGTCGAGCAGGTGCGCAGTGAAGATCCCCTGCGGCGGCGCCAGCGCCTGCATGCCCTGGGTTTGAGCCCGGCCGACGTCAAGACCAGCTATTTCGTTCTCGACAGCCCGCTGGTGCGCGCCGAATCGGACCAGTATCTGGCCGTGCGCTTCAATCACGGTCAGCACGCCGCCCGCAGCGGCGACTGCAGCCGCTGCCACCACCGCCGGCCCGAAGCCGATATGCCCTACAGTCCGAACCCGGAAACGGTGCGCTGCAGCGCCTGCCACCAGGCCAGCTTCAACCCCGATTTTCCCGAACGGCCGGGACTGCGCGGCGCCTATCACCAGGCCTGTATCCCTTGCCACCAGCAAGAGCGGCTGGGGCCGCAGACCTGCAACGACTGTCACCGCCCACGGGTGCCCGACCACAAGGAACTGGTCAGACTGCCGGATAAACCCGACGCCCTGCAGGTAACGGCCGAATGCCGCCGCTGCCACGAGGCCCAGGCCGAGGCGGTGCGCCACAGCGTTCACTGGCGCTGGCGCGGCCCCTCGCCCTACACGGCCGATCACAGCAACGCCGTCGCCCACGGCAAGGGCTCGACGGCGCTGAACAACTACTGA